The Pirellulales bacterium genome contains the following window.
CGAGCCGACGGTTGGGGATGGCCTCGAGCGGCTCCGCGACCGTGGTGCGAGGCGAATCACCACGGTGCCGGTTCTGCTAACGGCCGCAGGACACGCGAAGCGAGATATTCCAGCCGCCGTCGCCGCGGCCCTAAACCGCACGGAACACGATGAAGTGTCCATCGGCAACCCCCGCCCGATGATTGGGCAGACGCCGGCTCTCGATTGTCATCCCCGGATGGTCGATCTTGCCACCCGGCGATACGACGAGGCCCTGGCCGGCCGCGCCGCATTGCCCCCGGAGCGAACGCTATTGCTGCTGGTCGGCCGGGGAAGCTCCGATGCCGCGGCGGCTGAGACCGTGCGTCGGTTTGCCGCCCTGCGCGGCGAGCGATCGAGGGTCGGCCGGGTCGAAACCTGTTTTGCGGCTGTCGCCAAGCCATCGCTCGAAGAAATGCTGCCGCTCGTCGCGGCCGCCGGTTACGAGCGGATCGTCGTGCAGCCGCATCTGCTGTTTCGCGGCCGACTTTTTCAAGAAGTACGGGAGGCTGTGGCACGGTTTGAACGGCAAGCCTCACGGGAAGGATCGCAGTTTGTGACACGCGAAACCGCAAGCGGCGAACGGCATCGAACTGAACGGACTACAGAATGGATCACGGAATGGATCATCGCCGAGCCGTTAGGGCCGGAGCCGGAGTTGGCCGCGGCGATTGTCGACTTGGTTCGCGAAACGGAGCGGCGATAAGAGGCAAAACGGGCCAGAACGATTCTTGATGTTTGGTTTGTCGGTGTTAGAAATAGTTCTGACGTGACGTCCCCTTTAATTCAGCCCCGTTGCTCTTGGCGTCGACAGCCACTTGTCTCAAGCTGATGCAGTTGGCGGTGGCCCATGCGCTGACCATGTGAATGGCCGCCTTGCTGGTATTGGCGTGATAACTGCGGCGCAATGTTTTGCCGTCGATGGCGACGACTTGTTCGGCGGTGATCGGCCGCACCAAAGTCCGTCTTGGGGCATGGCGCAATCGCCCTGCGCAACAAGCGAGTTGTCCGCGCTGCATCGCTATTGCGCTTAGGCAGTGCCCATCGTGGCGCAAACTTGGCGCGCCAGATCCGCGCCCGTGCCCGGCGGCGGCTCTTCGATCAGCGCAAGATTTTTCCGGCGCGACTCTTGACCACCCCCTGGAGGTGGTAATATCCTTGAGCTTGGATTTGTGTTCAAGTTTTTTCCGTCGTGCGGTTGCCGTTGGATCGAGAAGGCTGCTATGGTCCTTTCCGAAGACTCCTGGGAAACCTTGCTGCAATTCATTGACGACGGCCAAGTAATCCCGATTGTCGGGCCAGAATTGCTCTACGTGAAGCAAGGCGACGACGTACTTCTGCTTGAACAGCTTTGGGCCAAGCGTCTGGCCGAATCCCTCGAGGTCACCATCGAAACCATGCCCAGACGAGGGGCCTTGAATCATGTGGCCTGCCTGTATCTGGAAAGCCCGAAGCCGCGCCGACAGAAGATCTACTCGCAACTCGGCCTGCTCGCCAGCCGCACAAATCCGGAAGTTCCCGAGGGCTTGCGCAAGCTCGCGCAGATCCGGCATTTCAATCTGTTCGTCAGTATGACAACAGACTTGTTGCTGGAAAAGGCCCTGTTTGAGGCGCGCAAAACCACGCCCGATGTCATCGTTTATAATCTCGGTGCCAGAGAAGTCGACGATCTTCCACGGCAGCGCGGTTGTCGGCCAATCGTTTTTCATCTCATGGGCAGGATGTCGCTTGCGCCGGACTATGTGGTAACGGAAGAGGATTTGCTGGAATTTCTGCACGCCATGCAGTCTGGCCGACGCCCGAAGCTGCTTTTCGACGAGCTCCGTAATCATCACTTGCTGTTCATCGGTTGCGATCTTACGAACTGGCTGGCGCGATTTTTCATGCGGATGGCCAAGGGCGCGCCTCTATCTGCGCCGAGCAACTGGCAAGAGATCATCGTCGATCCCCATATTGCCCACGACGGCGAGCTCACCGCATTCTTGGCGCATTTTGCTCCCTCAGTCGAAGTTATTCCGGCCGGCGGCGCGATCGAATTTGTGGATGAATTGCTCAAGCGATACCTGAAGCGACATCTTGGCGATGACCACGCTCGGAACGACGTTCAACAAGCTTCGCCGCGGCCGAAGGTGTTCCTAAGCTACGCGCACGAGGATCACTTGACGGCCGGAAAGTTAGTGCCGGTCCTCGAATCACTCGGAGTGGATGTGTGGTGGGATCGCGGCGCACCGGGCAAAGGCCTTGACCCGGGCGATGATTGGAATGCCATGATTCAAAAGCAGATCCGAGACTCCAAACTGTTTCTGCCCATGGTCTCGCGGAATACCGAGGAGCGTATGGTCGGCTATTTTCGCAGGGAATGGAACTGGGCCGTCGAACATGCCAACTCCATTTTTACGGGCCTGCCGTTCATTACTCCGATCGTGATCGACGATCTCGATATCCGGAACGCCAAGGTGCCAAGCGCCTTCGTCGAGAAACAGGCCTGCCTGCTGCCGGGCGGCGATCCGGACCATCGATTTGTGGAGAGCCTCCGAAGGCTTCTGGCCTGTCATCAAAAGCTGGAAATGTCAGCGTTATGAGGGAAACTTCCGGTCAAGCCGGCTTGGATGTCAACGCGGAACATCCCTGGCCCGGCCTGCTGCCATTCGCCGAGGAACAGAGCGCCTATTTTTTTGGTCGGGAGGAGCAGGTCGATGATCTCTTTCGCTTGATCAACCGTGAGACGTTGACGGTGCTCTACGGGCGATCGGGGCTTGGTAAAACCTCGCTGATCCAAGCCGGACTATTTCCCAAACTTCGACGCAGCGGTTTTCTGCCGATTTATCTGCGCTTGGAATTCCTGCCCGAGCCGCCTCCACTCCGTCAACGCGTTTGGAATGCCCTGCAGCGCGCGTTGGACGCACAGCAGGTGCAAGTGCTGGCAGTGCGGTCCGACGACGAGAGTGGCAACCCCCTTGGGGAAGATCGAGCGTCCGACGAGGCCCCGATCGCGCCGCCTGCGGGCGAGCACGAGACCTTGTGGGAATACTTTCATCGCGCTCAACTCGACTTCCAGACGCGCGACGGAGGTCGTGTCACGCCGGTGCTCGTGTTCGATCAGTTCGAGGAGGCGTTCACGCTCGGCCGGATCGATCAGCGGTCGTGGCGGTTGGTGCAAGAGTTTCTCGTCGAATTGGCCGACCTCGTCGAAAACCGGCCGCCCCTGGCGCTCAAAGAGAAGCTGAGCCATCCCACCGACGAATCGGAACGATTGGCCGAGCAATTGGCGTTTGGAGATCCATGCTACAAGATTCTGATTAGCCTGCGCGAGGATTTCCTGGCCGAGTTTGAACGCCTCAGGCCGATGATGTACAGCGTCATGCAAAATCTGTTTTGCATCAAGCACCTGACGGTTTCTAAAGCGCTCGAGGCGGTCGAGCGTCCGGCGCCCGACCTGCTCGAGGCTGGAGTGGCGGGAGCGATTGTCGATTTCGTCGCCGCCTCGGGAACTGAACGCGATGACCGGTGTTCGACAAGCACGGCGGCATCGCCGACAGAGGTGGAGCCGGCCCTATTAAGCCTCGTTTGCAGCGAACTGAACAACCGCCGCCTGAAAAGTGGTCTGCCAAAGATTACCCTCGACCTGGTCGCAAAAAAGCAGCACGACGTTTTGACCGATTTCTACGAGCGTTGCATGCGCGATATCGACGCCCCGACGCGCCTGTTCGTCGAAGATCGGCTGCTGACAAATGGGGGCCATCGGTTTCCGGTGGATATGGAGACGGCGCTTCAAGTCGATCATGCCGATGGACAAAGCCTCGATCGGCTGATCAAGCGGCGGCTATTGCGATTGGCCGAACAAGAGCGATTGCAGGTTATTTGGCTCACGCACGACGTGTTGGTGGCGCCGGTCCGCGCGAGTCGCGACAATCGGCGACGGCAAGCGGAGATCGCCCGGGTAAAGGCGGCCGAAACGCAACGACAGCAAGAAGAGTTGGCTCGCGCCAAGGCTGCGGAGGCGAGCGCCCGGCAGCACTTGGCCGAGATCAAGCGGCGCGGCTTGATTGCGGCGGTTTCGGGGGCTGCCATCGTCGTTATTCTCGCATTCGTGGCCCTGTACTGGCATGCACTGACGGTTCGGGCAACCGAAAGCCAACGGCATGAGGAAATGATCAAATACTTTTCCGACGTATCGCGCGCGAAAAGTGAGATCGATGACGACAATGTTTCCCGTGCGGTCGAGCTGTTGACACCCTACGATCGGCCTGACGCGGTGGCCAAAACGGAGCATTGGGAGGATCTCGAATGGGGTTATCTCTGTTGGCTCTGCCAGGGCGAAAGCGACGCCACCTATCATTTCCCGATGATCGCTTCGAACCCTTCCCCCCCGGCCGTTCATAGCGTGGCCTATTCGCCCGACGGGCGTCTGCTGGCCGTGGCCGGCACCCTCTTGCGAACGGCTCGCGATGGTAAGGCCAGCGCCCTCCCGCTGGTGAGGATACTGGATGTGGATTCCCATTCCGAAGTCGGTGCCGTTTCGATACCGGGATCGTTGGGCGTGCTTGCAATCGCATTCTCACCCGACGGCCAGTTTTTGGCTTGTGCCACAGGAAATCACGAAAATTTGCCGGAGGAACGAGGCAAAGTATGCCTCTGGAGCGTCGGCGACAAGAAGATCGTGGCCTGGGGCGAGGGCCCGTCGCGGGCCATGAATTGCGTGGCCTTTTCGCCCGACGGCGCTCAACTGGCCGCGGGAAGTGAGGACGATTCGGTTCGGATTTGGAGGCTGGACAAGAAAACCGGAAGGCTCGATGAACCACAAAGTCTCCAAGTTTCTGGAACCAGCCAGACGACCCGTCTTGGCGTCAATGCGATCGCGTGGTCTGGCGACTCCCGCCGCTTGGCCGTTGGGTTCGGGCGCGGTTCTCTGGAAGTATTTTCGATCGATTCGTCTGGTCCGCCCGGACCACCCCTTGAACTGCGCGGCGCCGATTCCGCGCTTGGTGTCAATGGCGTTCTGTCACTTGCCTTCGCGCCGGCGGCCTCCGGAAAATCACAGCCGCTGCTCGTCGGCGCTCGCGATGGGACTATTCTGACGTTGGATGCATCGACGGGCACCGAACTCAATCGCCGGGAAAGCAAGCAAGGCGTGGTCTACGCAATCGCTTTCCCGCCCGGGACGGCAAGCGACGGTCATTGGTTCGCGAGCGCCGGCAGCAGCGGCACCATCAAGCTATGGAGCTTCGACGAGCTGAGTGCACCAGTCGTCGGCTTTGCGCCACGCCCCGCGGGCGCAAGCTATCGCGGACATCAAGACTTGGTTTTTTCGCTGGCCATCACTCCAATCGCCGGATCGAACAACCGCTGGCAGCTTGCCAGCGGAAGCGCCGACGGAACCGTAAAACTTTGGACTGCGGGGCTAAAGGGCGGCAAACCGCAGAAATCGGATAATACGACTTTGGACAACAAGCCGGATGTGCGCGATCTGGCATTTTCAGCGGATGGAACATTGGCCGTGGCCGTCGGAGCAACCGAACACCGTGGTCCTGCGGATCGATCCTCCGTTCCGATTGCCGCTGGCTCCAAGGTCTTGTTCTGGAAGAATCTCGGCCCTGATTCCGTCACTCAAGCGATTGAGCTTGGCGGTCCTGGTGGCCAGGCGGAACGCGAGCGGTCGGTCACGTCTGTGGCCTTTTCGCCGGACGGCAAATTGCTGGCCGTCGCGGGACACGACAAGAAAATCGAGATCTGGGACACCGGTGCCGGGAGGCGAAAGACGACGCTGGATGTCAAAGGACCGGTGGAATCCGTCCGGTTCTCACCGGATGGAAAGACGCTGGCCGCGCGTCTGTCGGGCAAGGATCCGCTCGACCTCGGCCCGGAGGCATGGCAACGGTTCGTCATGCTTTGGGACGTGGCAGATCTGGCCACGGGGGCCACCCCACAGCCGCGTGCTTGGCTCGAACATCCCAATATGGTTCGATCGATTTCTTTTTCCGCCGACGGCAAACAGTTGGTCACCTGCGCGATTAATGCCAATTCGGCGCCAAGCGGAGACAATGCAAAGCCGGACGACGTGCCGACCGTGTGGTCCTGGGACGTGGCAAGTGCGAAGCCGATCGATTCGATTGGCTTCGGGGTAATCTCGCTTGCCGCGGAATTGTCTCCCGACGGCAAGACGTTGGCAGTTGCGCTGAACAATCGAAAACTTTGCTTGCTCACGATCGAAGAGGGCAAGCTCGACCGAACGCATGAGATTATCCTTCCGGGTCCAAGCACGCCGATCAATTCGCTGGCGTTCTGTCCCGATGGCGACATCCTCGTGGCGGGTGGGCAGGATTCATCGGTCACCATGTGGAATATCGAGGCGACACGCCGCGACGTGGGAAAAGAGGTGCTTGTCTTCCACACCGACTCCGGCGTCGTCAAGGGCCTTGCATTCGCGCCGAGCAAGAACGGCATGCACAAGTTGGCGATTGGGGGCAATTCGGGAATCGTCAAATTGGAATTTGCGCGCGGCTCGCTGAAGCCGACAGATCATGGCAACGGTTGGTCGGTCCCATGATCCGGCTTCGATCCGAACCGACTAACCAATCCACTTGAGGTCCCGAAGAAATCGCCTGCTTGAAGTTCACCGATCGGCTTGCGCTTCATGGAACACATCGAACCCACCTCGGAACGGCTTGCCGCAGCTGCCGCCGAGCCCCCTCGCGCACAACCCGTTATCGACGCGAAGAAGCGCGAAGAGGTGCTTGCCGGACTCTGCACGATACTGACGGCAGCGGATCGCGCAGCGGTCGGAGCCTGCGCCGAGCGTCTGCTGGCCGCGCTGCCGGACCAGACGAACCCCTTCATGAATGCGGTCCTGGTTCCGTACGGTGGCGGCAAGGATAGCTCGTTCGTGCTGGCCTTCATCCGCGCCGTGCAACTCCATATCGCGCGGAATTGCGGAGACACGTTCACTCTCCGGGCGGTCACCAACTACCAGTCGGGGATGGCCGTCGGAGTAACCGAAAATATCGACCGCGTCTACCGCGCACTGGGCCTGTACGACGATCCCAAGGCGGAGCTGCTGGTTGTTGCAGGCACCAGTCTCCTTCCCTTTCATCCCGATTTTGTCATGCCTGCTCAACTCCTCCAGGCGGATCGGCTCAGCATCTTGATGAATGGCCATCACACCGGTGGCAGCAACCGAGCCACCTTTTGCAATGCCTGCAATTTCGGCATGGTGCGGTCGTTTTCGATCGCCCTGAACTACCGTCAGCCCGCCTGCCTGATTATCACTGGGGATTCCGAAGTCGAGCAACGCAGTTACTTCCGAGCCGTCCACGGCGTTGCCCGCGACCTGGGGCTGCCTCGCCCGAAAGGAGGCGGCTTCAGGAGCTTCCTGCGGCTGGTAGACGATATCGGCGCTGCATATTCCAGCTACGTCTACGGCCTCGAGGCGAGCCAAGCCGAGTCGGCCCAAATCGATTCGTCGCCTGCCGGTGAATTGCGTTTTTTTTCAGCCTTCGCCGACACGCAGTACGATGCGAACGGCCACTGGGAGCTTCTTACGGAGTTTCTTGGCTTTAGCTTCGATGACTTGGCGTTTTCGTTCAGCGAAAGCGATTGTGCAAATCCCGCGCTGATGGCACATCTTCGCGGGCTGAAGGCCGAGCATCTCTGGAAGCGCTCTTACGCCGAAGGGGTCGCCGAATACTGCAAATTTGGTCTGGCACTCATGGAACAGAAACGGTTTCCTCGGACCCTCATCGAGCGCATGCGGCGCCGCTATGCGGATGAAGCCGCAATCTCCGTGATGCGGCGCCGTATGCAGCGCTATGCCGAAGACATTTTGGGCCTAACCGATGGTCATCTGGTCTGCATGCTATTCGCACCCTTTACAGCCGAATGCCGTGGATTGGATGCGTATTTGTCCAACGTCAGGCCGCAACGCCAGCCCGACGCCGAGCACATTCGGGGCCTGCTTCGTGGGGAGCGAAATGCTCCAGCTTTGGTGGCCGAGCTGACGGACTGGAGCGGTTTGACAATCGAATCGTTGCAAGCGTTATACAAGGCCCCGCTGAGCAACAACACCGGGGCCGACACGCAGTTCGTCGGTCCAATCCGAGTGATGTTTCGCCACGAGCCGCATCAGGCGCCGCTTGCCACGCAGCACTCTTCAGATGGATGCGAAATTGTAGAGATCGAGAGCGGCCGCTGATGTTGGGAGTGGCGCGCGCGTTAGCCGCACGAGGTCAGGAGATGATCGCACCGACGTTTGTGCAACTGGGCGCTACACGTGATGGCAAGGACCCCTACCTCGCGGCGGCGCGGAAACGTCGCATGCAGTCCGTGCTGATTGAGTCGCCGGCCTATCTGAAATTTCGCGCCAGTCTTCCAGACCGACCAATCTTCGACAATCAGTTAGCCGTGCTTTGTCCGGCGAGCGCGACGCAGGTCTTGGATGCTCTCAACCAGGCCAGCCTCAAGCCGGCGCTGCTGTTGGCCGGGTTTGATCTGTATGTCCATGCGGCGTTCGAGGCGGCGACGGCGCTTGGCGTCCGGCCTGCGGGCCCGCGGCTTCCGCTGGTTCCCTGCGACAAGGCGGCCCAACGGACCGCCCTTGCTGACAAGTTTCCAAATGTCGCTCAGCCGGCCCATGTTGTTGTCACGCAACTAAAACACCTTGGAACCATCGTCCGTGAATTCAAATTCCCGGCCGTTCTTAAAGCCGTGGATGCCGCGGGAGGGCTCGCCGTTTACGC
Protein-coding sequences here:
- a CDS encoding sirohydrochlorin chelatase, with amino-acid sequence MDATSKGTKANGVAAESNVRHSAAPDRCPLAPASEAVLLIGHGTRDPMGVAEFLRLAELVRPLLLPRPMAACFLELAEPTVGDGLERLRDRGARRITTVPVLLTAAGHAKRDIPAAVAAALNRTEHDEVSIGNPRPMIGQTPALDCHPRMVDLATRRYDEALAGRAALPPERTLLLLVGRGSSDAAAAETVRRFAALRGERSRVGRVETCFAAVAKPSLEEMLPLVAAAGYERIVVQPHLLFRGRLFQEVREAVARFERQASREGSQFVTRETASGERHRTERTTEWITEWIIAEPLGPEPELAAAIVDLVRETERR
- a CDS encoding AAA family ATPase, with the protein product MRETSGQAGLDVNAEHPWPGLLPFAEEQSAYFFGREEQVDDLFRLINRETLTVLYGRSGLGKTSLIQAGLFPKLRRSGFLPIYLRLEFLPEPPPLRQRVWNALQRALDAQQVQVLAVRSDDESGNPLGEDRASDEAPIAPPAGEHETLWEYFHRAQLDFQTRDGGRVTPVLVFDQFEEAFTLGRIDQRSWRLVQEFLVELADLVENRPPLALKEKLSHPTDESERLAEQLAFGDPCYKILISLREDFLAEFERLRPMMYSVMQNLFCIKHLTVSKALEAVERPAPDLLEAGVAGAIVDFVAASGTERDDRCSTSTAASPTEVEPALLSLVCSELNNRRLKSGLPKITLDLVAKKQHDVLTDFYERCMRDIDAPTRLFVEDRLLTNGGHRFPVDMETALQVDHADGQSLDRLIKRRLLRLAEQERLQVIWLTHDVLVAPVRASRDNRRRQAEIARVKAAETQRQQEELARAKAAEASARQHLAEIKRRGLIAAVSGAAIVVILAFVALYWHALTVRATESQRHEEMIKYFSDVSRAKSEIDDDNVSRAVELLTPYDRPDAVAKTEHWEDLEWGYLCWLCQGESDATYHFPMIASNPSPPAVHSVAYSPDGRLLAVAGTLLRTARDGKASALPLVRILDVDSHSEVGAVSIPGSLGVLAIAFSPDGQFLACATGNHENLPEERGKVCLWSVGDKKIVAWGEGPSRAMNCVAFSPDGAQLAAGSEDDSVRIWRLDKKTGRLDEPQSLQVSGTSQTTRLGVNAIAWSGDSRRLAVGFGRGSLEVFSIDSSGPPGPPLELRGADSALGVNGVLSLAFAPAASGKSQPLLVGARDGTILTLDASTGTELNRRESKQGVVYAIAFPPGTASDGHWFASAGSSGTIKLWSFDELSAPVVGFAPRPAGASYRGHQDLVFSLAITPIAGSNNRWQLASGSADGTVKLWTAGLKGGKPQKSDNTTLDNKPDVRDLAFSADGTLAVAVGATEHRGPADRSSVPIAAGSKVLFWKNLGPDSVTQAIELGGPGGQAERERSVTSVAFSPDGKLLAVAGHDKKIEIWDTGAGRRKTTLDVKGPVESVRFSPDGKTLAARLSGKDPLDLGPEAWQRFVMLWDVADLATGATPQPRAWLEHPNMVRSISFSADGKQLVTCAINANSAPSGDNAKPDDVPTVWSWDVASAKPIDSIGFGVISLAAELSPDGKTLAVALNNRKLCLLTIEEGKLDRTHEIILPGPSTPINSLAFCPDGDILVAGGQDSSVTMWNIEATRRDVGKEVLVFHTDSGVVKGLAFAPSKNGMHKLAIGGNSGIVKLEFARGSLKPTDHGNGWSVP
- a CDS encoding toll/interleukin-1 receptor domain-containing protein; amino-acid sequence: MVLSEDSWETLLQFIDDGQVIPIVGPELLYVKQGDDVLLLEQLWAKRLAESLEVTIETMPRRGALNHVACLYLESPKPRRQKIYSQLGLLASRTNPEVPEGLRKLAQIRHFNLFVSMTTDLLLEKALFEARKTTPDVIVYNLGAREVDDLPRQRGCRPIVFHLMGRMSLAPDYVVTEEDLLEFLHAMQSGRRPKLLFDELRNHHLLFIGCDLTNWLARFFMRMAKGAPLSAPSNWQEIIVDPHIAHDGELTAFLAHFAPSVEVIPAGGAIEFVDELLKRYLKRHLGDDHARNDVQQASPRPKVFLSYAHEDHLTAGKLVPVLESLGVDVWWDRGAPGKGLDPGDDWNAMIQKQIRDSKLFLPMVSRNTEERMVGYFRREWNWAVEHANSIFTGLPFITPIVIDDLDIRNAKVPSAFVEKQACLLPGGDPDHRFVESLRRLLACHQKLEMSAL